One region of Phragmites australis chromosome 18, lpPhrAust1.1, whole genome shotgun sequence genomic DNA includes:
- the LOC133899636 gene encoding large ribosomal subunit protein eL34-like has product MVQRLTYRKRHSYATRSNQTRVVKTPGGRLVYQYTSKRASGPKCPVTGKKIQGIPHLRPTEYKRSRLSRNRRTVNRPYGGVLSGSAVRERIIRAFLVEEQKIVKKVLKIQKTKDKASKS; this is encoded by the exons ATGGTGCAGCGGCTCACCTACCGGAAGCGGCACAGCTACGCCACCAGGTCCAACCAGACCCGCGTCGTCAAGACCCCCG GTGGTAGGCTTGTGTACCAGTACACCAGCAAGCGCGCGAGTGGCCCGAAATGCCCGGTCACCGGGAAGAAGATCCAAGGA ATTCCACACCTGAGACCTACCGAGTACAAGAGGTCCAGATTGTCAAGGAACCGGAGGACTGTTAACCGTCCGTATGGTGGTGTTCTGTCTGGTTCTGCAGTTAGAGAGAG GATCATTCGGGCATTTTTGGTTGAGGAAcagaagattgtgaagaaggTGTTGAAGATCCAAAAGACTAAGGACAAGGCCTCCAAGAGTTAG